A section of the Roseovarius sp. W115 genome encodes:
- the pdxH gene encoding pyridoxamine 5'-phosphate oxidase, whose translation MSERDGKFAGDDPFALARAWLSEAEASEINDPNAMALATVDETGLPNVRMVLLKDISNDAFWFYTNYASAKGREIETCGKAALVLHWKSLRRQIRVRGTVTKEEGPEADEYYASRSLKSRLGAWASRQSESLSSRAHLMAEVAKITALKGANPDRPPFWGGFKITPVEIEFWADGAFRLHDRFVWRRESDADSWNIERLNP comes from the coding sequence ATGAGCGAGAGAGACGGGAAGTTTGCCGGAGATGATCCGTTTGCTCTGGCCCGTGCGTGGTTGTCCGAAGCAGAGGCCAGCGAGATCAATGATCCTAACGCGATGGCCTTGGCGACCGTTGATGAGACGGGATTGCCCAATGTGCGCATGGTGTTGCTTAAGGACATTTCGAACGATGCGTTCTGGTTCTATACAAATTACGCAAGCGCAAAGGGGCGCGAAATTGAGACCTGCGGCAAGGCGGCTCTCGTGTTGCATTGGAAGTCTTTGCGCCGTCAGATCCGGGTTCGCGGCACCGTAACAAAAGAAGAAGGCCCTGAGGCAGATGAATATTATGCCTCGCGATCCCTCAAAAGCCGTTTGGGGGCGTGGGCGTCACGGCAGTCAGAATCGCTTTCGTCACGCGCACACCTCATGGCAGAGGTCGCCAAGATCACGGCCTTAAAAGGTGCCAACCCTGATCGTCCGCCTTTTTGGGGCGGATTTAAAATCACACCGGTGGAAATCGAGTTTTGGGCCGATGGAGCATTTCGTCTGCATGATCGCTTTGTCTGGCGTCGTGAGTCGGACGCAGATTCCTGGAATATTGAGAGGCTCAATCCATGA
- the fabI gene encoding enoyl-ACP reductase FabI, which produces MSNSLMAGKRGLIMGLANDKSIAWGIAKACAEQGAELAFSYQGDALKKRVSPLAEQLGSDIVLPCDVSDPASIDELFSGLQNRWDNLDFVVHAIGFSDKNELRGRYVDTSRDNFMMTMDISVYSFTAVAQRAEKMMNNGGAMLTLTYYGAEQVMPHYNVMGVAKAALEASVKYLAEDLGKDGIRVNAISAGPIKTLAASGIGDFRYILKWNELNSPLRRNVSIGDVGKSALYLLSDLGSGVTGENLHVDAGYHVVGMKAVDAPDIDKT; this is translated from the coding sequence ATGTCGAACTCTTTGATGGCAGGCAAACGCGGGCTGATTATGGGCCTTGCCAATGACAAGTCCATCGCATGGGGCATTGCCAAGGCCTGTGCAGAACAGGGCGCCGAATTAGCCTTTTCTTATCAAGGAGATGCCCTGAAAAAGCGTGTCTCGCCTCTGGCTGAGCAACTGGGGTCTGACATCGTTCTGCCCTGTGACGTGAGCGACCCGGCCTCAATCGATGAACTTTTCTCTGGTTTGCAAAATCGCTGGGATAATCTCGATTTCGTCGTTCATGCCATCGGGTTTTCCGACAAGAACGAGCTGCGCGGCCGCTATGTCGACACAAGCCGCGACAATTTCATGATGACAATGGACATCTCGGTCTATTCCTTTACGGCCGTGGCACAGCGCGCCGAGAAGATGATGAACAATGGCGGCGCGATGCTGACGCTGACCTACTATGGCGCAGAGCAGGTCATGCCGCATTACAATGTGATGGGCGTGGCCAAAGCCGCTCTTGAAGCGTCCGTCAAATATCTGGCCGAAGATCTGGGCAAGGACGGGATCCGCGTCAATGCCATCAGCGCGGGTCCGATCAAAACGCTTGCCGCATCTGGTATTGGCGATTTCCGCTACATCCTCAAATGGAATGAGCTGAACTCTCCCCTGCGACGCAATGTGTCCATAGGCGATGTCGGCAAATCAGCGCTTTACCTACTCTCTGACTTGGGCAGCGGTGTCACAGGTGAAAACCTGCATGTGGATGCAGGCTATCACGTGGTCGGAATGAAGGCGGTGGACGCACCAGACATCGACAAGACGTAA
- a CDS encoding LysE family translocator: MTLTHLIAFNLTLLAAMAAPGPAFLFAIKQAVSGGFWTGVATGAGLGLVAAAWTGAALLGLDVIFRLFPFIYTALKIGGALYLMYLAWSIWKSAKEPLSEAAQPGAKAFWGGVLVNLANPKSVLFAASVLIVIFPEGLSLAEKGLIVLNHFCVELVVYALMAAALASPPARAGYLRLKPIFDRIAALVLGALGLRLLLNR; this comes from the coding sequence ATGACACTTACGCATCTGATCGCCTTCAACTTGACCCTGCTGGCCGCCATGGCCGCGCCAGGACCGGCCTTTCTATTTGCGATCAAACAGGCCGTTTCTGGTGGATTTTGGACAGGCGTTGCGACTGGGGCCGGTCTTGGGCTAGTTGCGGCGGCCTGGACCGGTGCCGCGCTCTTGGGCCTTGATGTGATCTTCCGGCTTTTCCCGTTCATCTACACGGCTCTTAAGATCGGCGGCGCGCTCTATCTGATGTACCTCGCTTGGTCGATCTGGAAGAGCGCCAAGGAACCGCTTTCTGAAGCTGCGCAGCCGGGGGCCAAGGCCTTCTGGGGTGGGGTTCTGGTCAATCTGGCAAACCCCAAGTCGGTGCTCTTCGCCGCCTCAGTCCTGATCGTGATCTTCCCCGAAGGATTAAGTCTGGCTGAGAAAGGCTTGATTGTTCTCAATCATTTCTGTGTCGAACTTGTCGTCTATGCTCTTATGGCCGCCGCACTGGCCTCACCCCCTGCACGTGCGGGCTACCTGCGGCTGAAACCAATCTTTGATCGTATCGCTGCCCTGGTGCTCGGCGCACTCGGCTTGCGACTTTTATTGAATCGATAA
- the gpt gene encoding xanthine phosphoribosyltransferase, which produces MTDRLPHEKGFHVSWDQLHRDARALAWRLQGEAPEDGWRAIVAITRGGMAPAMIIARELDVRAVDTISVKSYDHQTQSEAVILKSPDMDLMGDGDGVLIIDDLVDTGRTLELVRKLLPAAHVATVYAKPKGRELVHTFITEVSQDTWIFFPWDMALQYVEPYRGA; this is translated from the coding sequence ATGACCGACCGCCTGCCCCATGAAAAAGGCTTTCACGTCAGCTGGGATCAGCTACACCGAGATGCGCGCGCGCTGGCCTGGCGTTTGCAGGGCGAAGCTCCGGAAGACGGCTGGCGTGCCATTGTGGCGATCACGCGGGGCGGCATGGCCCCGGCGATGATCATTGCGCGCGAGCTTGATGTGCGCGCCGTCGATACGATCAGCGTGAAATCCTATGACCATCAAACTCAAAGCGAGGCGGTGATTCTAAAATCTCCGGACATGGATTTGATGGGCGACGGCGACGGTGTTCTCATTATTGATGACCTGGTCGATACCGGGCGTACTCTGGAACTGGTCCGCAAACTGCTGCCTGCGGCGCATGTGGCGACGGTCTATGCCAAACCTAAAGGACGTGAGCTGGTGCATACATTCATCACCGAAGTGAGCCAGGATACCTGGATTTTCTTTCCATGGGATATGGCCCTGCAATATGTCGAACCCTATCGGGGGGCCTGA
- a CDS encoding aminotransferase, producing the protein MSHLSRTQTTFSPPVMEARRWLDGVQFTQDRPLINVSQAAPVDPPPEALRQVIAEAALYTPEAHLYGPVLGRPDLRAEVASQWRRAYGADVSPDQVAITSGCNQAFSAAITALCSEGDEVILPTPWYFNHKMWLDMAGVGAVPLPTDAALLPDPDEAKALITDRTRAIVLVTPNNPGGVEYPADLVMAIFKLAQTHGIALIVDETYRDFDARTGAPHALFQEPNWDQTLIQLYSFSKAYRLTGHRVGAMVASTRLLAEVEKFLDTVTICPNQLGQIAALWGMQNLSQWLAGERDEILDRRAAIEDNMPKLAEAGWTLMGCGAYFAYMRHPFEGSSKDLAPKLVQEAGVLALPGTMFQPEGDPNGARQFRIAFANVNRTEVGLLFDRLAALRWPIAQA; encoded by the coding sequence ATGAGCCATCTTTCTCGCACGCAAACAACCTTTTCGCCCCCAGTAATGGAGGCACGCCGCTGGCTTGACGGCGTGCAGTTTACGCAAGACCGACCTCTTATCAACGTTAGTCAGGCAGCACCGGTCGACCCGCCCCCTGAGGCTCTGCGGCAGGTGATCGCCGAGGCGGCACTTTATACGCCGGAGGCGCATCTTTATGGCCCTGTTTTAGGTCGCCCTGATCTACGTGCCGAAGTGGCCAGCCAATGGCGTCGCGCATACGGCGCGGATGTGTCACCCGATCAGGTCGCCATCACCTCTGGCTGCAATCAGGCCTTTAGCGCGGCGATCACGGCGCTCTGCTCTGAAGGGGATGAGGTTATTCTGCCAACCCCATGGTATTTCAATCATAAAATGTGGTTGGATATGGCCGGAGTTGGCGCCGTTCCACTGCCCACTGATGCCGCTTTATTGCCCGACCCGGATGAGGCCAAGGCCCTGATCACCGACCGCACGCGCGCCATTGTTCTGGTCACACCCAACAATCCCGGCGGCGTGGAATACCCTGCGGATCTTGTCATGGCCATTTTCAAATTGGCGCAAACGCATGGCATTGCGTTGATTGTCGATGAGACCTACCGCGACTTTGATGCGCGCACCGGTGCGCCACATGCGCTGTTCCAGGAACCCAATTGGGACCAGACGCTGATTCAGCTTTACTCGTTTTCCAAAGCCTATCGCCTGACGGGCCACCGCGTTGGGGCCATGGTGGCCAGCACGCGCCTCTTGGCGGAAGTCGAAAAATTCCTCGACACGGTCACGATCTGCCCCAACCAGCTTGGCCAGATCGCGGCGCTTTGGGGCATGCAGAACCTTTCTCAATGGCTGGCCGGGGAACGCGACGAAATCCTCGACCGGCGCGCTGCCATTGAGGACAACATGCCCAAGCTGGCAGAGGCCGGATGGACCCTCATGGGCTGCGGCGCCTATTTTGCCTATATGCGACACCCGTTTGAAGGGTCTTCCAAGGACCTTGCGCCAAAGCTGGTGCAAGAGGCCGGTGTGCTCGCCCTGCCCGGCACGATGTTTCAGCCCGAAGGAGACCCAAACGGAGCGCGCCAATTCCGCATTGCTTTCGCCAATGTGAACCGCACTGAGGTCGGCCTGCTCTTTGATCGTCTAGCCGCACTACGCTGGCCTATTGCCCAAGCCTGA
- a CDS encoding peptidyl-prolyl cis-trans isomerase — protein MASKSITKPLVWILMGLLILGLGGFGVTSLSGTLRSVGKVGEADIRVDEYFRGLQQEINALQASRGEPVSFIQASAEGVPERVLSQLISQAAFDHEMISSGVSVGDEAIGEQILAMPQFRGGDGEFNREAYRFTLEQAGLSERDFEESMRRDTARSFLQASVLAGVTLPDAYGDTLAAYLGERRAITWSLQTRNDLEIGIPEPTEADLQAYHQENAALFTRPESKRITYAWLTPEMIVDTVEIDDQSLRDAYELRFDEFNQPERRMVDRLVFPSEDDAAAAADRVALGTVSFSDLVSERGLQLSDTDMGVVTARDLGDNSDAIFAGLTGHVIGPVETNLGPALFRINAILEAQETTFEDALPQLRESVGADRARRVVESQVDSIDDLLAGGATVEDLAEETDMQVAEIVWNPTVSDDIAAYEAFRAAAASLTENDFPEVMQLDDGSIYAMRLDETIPPELAPLEDVRDEVVAGWENQTYVELLVEKVTPLIEEMRDGKTFEGVDLAVTGTQELTRRGFVDNAPADFIDRVFSMDAGEVALIRGPGRVFVLKLDSIQPPDEADEDLTQVIQQLRNEAAGTVSRDYLQILATDIRSRAGIEIDEAAINAVHLNFQ, from the coding sequence ATGGCATCGAAAAGCATCACCAAACCACTGGTCTGGATTCTCATGGGCCTGCTCATTCTAGGGCTTGGCGGCTTTGGAGTGACCAGCCTGTCGGGCACATTGCGCAGCGTTGGCAAGGTTGGCGAGGCGGATATTCGGGTCGATGAGTATTTCCGCGGGCTGCAACAGGAAATCAACGCGTTGCAAGCCAGCCGTGGTGAACCTGTCAGCTTTATTCAAGCCAGTGCCGAAGGTGTGCCGGAACGCGTGCTGTCCCAGCTCATCAGCCAGGCGGCCTTTGATCATGAAATGATTTCAAGCGGTGTTTCCGTCGGAGATGAGGCGATCGGGGAACAAATCCTTGCCATGCCACAATTCCGCGGCGGCGATGGTGAGTTCAACCGCGAGGCCTATCGTTTTACCCTCGAACAGGCAGGCCTTTCAGAGCGCGACTTTGAAGAAAGCATGCGCCGCGACACCGCGCGCAGCTTCCTGCAGGCATCTGTTCTGGCGGGCGTGACGCTTCCTGATGCCTATGGCGACACGCTTGCCGCCTATCTGGGCGAACGCCGTGCCATTACATGGAGCCTGCAGACGCGCAACGATTTAGAGATTGGCATACCGGAGCCGACTGAGGCCGATCTGCAAGCCTACCACCAGGAAAACGCCGCTCTTTTCACACGCCCGGAATCCAAGCGCATCACCTATGCCTGGCTCACGCCGGAAATGATCGTGGACACGGTGGAGATTGACGATCAATCCCTGCGCGACGCTTATGAACTTCGCTTTGATGAATTTAACCAACCAGAGCGACGCATGGTGGACCGGCTTGTCTTTCCATCCGAGGATGATGCAGCTGCGGCTGCAGATCGCGTTGCATTGGGCACGGTCAGCTTCTCGGATCTTGTATCAGAGCGCGGCCTGCAACTCTCGGACACCGATATGGGTGTGGTGACGGCCCGTGATCTGGGTGACAATTCTGACGCTATTTTCGCTGGTCTGACAGGACACGTCATCGGCCCCGTTGAGACCAATCTTGGCCCGGCGCTCTTCCGTATCAACGCTATTCTTGAGGCGCAGGAGACCACCTTTGAAGACGCCCTGCCACAGCTTCGAGAAAGTGTCGGCGCCGACCGCGCCCGCCGTGTGGTGGAATCGCAAGTCGACAGTATTGACGACCTGCTTGCCGGCGGCGCGACTGTTGAGGACCTCGCCGAAGAGACCGACATGCAGGTGGCCGAGATCGTCTGGAACCCGACCGTCAGCGATGACATCGCCGCCTATGAGGCCTTCCGCGCCGCTGCTGCGTCACTGACCGAGAACGACTTTCCAGAGGTCATGCAGCTTGATGATGGCAGCATCTATGCCATGCGGCTGGATGAAACGATCCCGCCCGAACTTGCGCCACTTGAGGACGTGCGTGACGAGGTTGTCGCGGGATGGGAAAACCAGACCTATGTTGAGCTTCTGGTTGAAAAGGTCACACCGCTTATCGAGGAGATGCGCGACGGCAAGACCTTTGAAGGTGTCGATCTGGCGGTGACTGGAACGCAAGAGCTCACCCGCCGGGGTTTTGTCGACAATGCACCTGCCGATTTCATTGACCGCGTGTTTTCCATGGATGCAGGCGAAGTGGCACTGATCCGTGGACCGGGCCGTGTCTTTGTGCTCAAACTCGATAGCATTCAGCCTCCGGATGAAGCAGATGAGGATTTAACGCAAGTGATCCAGCAACTTCGCAACGAGGCGGCAGGCACTGTTTCACGCGACTACCTGCAAATTCTGGCAACTGACATTCGCAGCCGCGCAGGCATCGAGATTGACGAAGCGGCGATCAATGCCGTGCATCTGAACTTTCAGTAA
- the trpE gene encoding anthranilate synthase component I has product MDLIPSFEAFAKGYEAGQNQVVYTKLAADLDTPVSLMLKLTGAARDAFMLESVTGGEVRGRYSIIGMKPDLVWQCHGTTSRINRQARYDADAFTQLEGDPLDRLRDLIAESRIDLPDDLPAASAGLFGYLGYDMIRLVEHLPNVNPDPLGLPDAMLQRPSVIAVLDGVKGDVTVVSPAWVSEGQSARAAYAQAAERVMDAVRDMERALPQQARDLGEADDTAEPQSNFTREGYKAAVETAKEYIRAGDIFQVVPSQRWTQNFTRPPFTLYRSLRRTNPSPFMFYFNFGGFQVVGASPEILVRVMDGEVTIRPIAGTRPRGATPEEDRAHEADLLADPKELAEHLMLLDLGRNDVGRVAKIGTVHPTEEFIIERYSHVMHIVSNVVGDLSEEHDALSALLAGLPAGTVSGAPKVRAMEIIDELEPEKRGVYGGGVGYFSAGGDMDVCIALRTAVVKDQKLYIQAGGGVVYDSDPEAEFMETVHKSNAIRRAAADAARFDRDDNG; this is encoded by the coding sequence TTGGACCTGATCCCATCATTTGAGGCCTTTGCGAAAGGCTATGAGGCAGGCCAGAACCAGGTCGTGTATACCAAGCTTGCGGCTGATCTCGACACACCTGTATCTCTTATGCTCAAACTCACCGGCGCGGCGCGCGATGCGTTCATGCTGGAGTCCGTCACCGGCGGCGAGGTGCGCGGGCGTTATTCGATCATTGGCATGAAGCCTGATCTTGTCTGGCAATGCCACGGCACCACCAGCCGCATCAACCGACAGGCACGATATGACGCCGACGCGTTCACCCAGCTTGAGGGCGATCCGCTGGACCGCCTACGCGATCTGATTGCGGAAAGCCGGATCGACCTACCTGATGATCTGCCTGCCGCCAGCGCCGGGCTCTTTGGCTATCTGGGCTATGACATGATCCGGCTGGTCGAACATCTGCCCAATGTGAACCCGGATCCGCTTGGCCTGCCTGATGCGATGCTGCAACGCCCTTCGGTGATTGCGGTGCTGGACGGGGTCAAGGGCGACGTTACAGTGGTATCCCCGGCTTGGGTGAGTGAGGGCCAAAGCGCGCGCGCGGCCTATGCGCAGGCGGCTGAGCGTGTCATGGATGCCGTGCGCGACATGGAACGCGCCCTGCCCCAACAGGCCCGCGATCTCGGTGAGGCCGATGATACGGCCGAGCCGCAGTCAAATTTCACGCGTGAGGGTTACAAGGCGGCAGTTGAAACGGCCAAGGAATATATCCGCGCGGGTGACATCTTTCAGGTTGTTCCAAGCCAGCGCTGGACACAAAACTTCACGCGGCCGCCCTTCACGCTTTACCGCAGCCTGCGGCGCACCAATCCGTCGCCCTTCATGTTCTACTTCAACTTCGGCGGCTTTCAGGTGGTTGGGGCCAGCCCGGAAATCCTTGTGCGTGTGATGGATGGCGAGGTTACGATCCGCCCCATTGCGGGTACGCGTCCCCGTGGCGCGACACCAGAAGAAGACAGAGCGCATGAGGCAGATTTGCTGGCCGATCCCAAGGAACTGGCGGAGCACCTCATGCTACTGGATTTGGGGCGCAACGATGTGGGCCGCGTGGCCAAGATCGGCACGGTGCATCCCACTGAAGAGTTCATCATCGAGCGCTACAGCCACGTGATGCATATCGTCTCAAACGTCGTGGGGGACTTGAGCGAGGAGCATGACGCGCTCTCAGCCCTTCTGGCCGGGCTTCCGGCGGGCACAGTCTCGGGTGCGCCCAAGGTGCGGGCGATGGAGATCATTGATGAACTGGAGCCGGAGAAGCGTGGCGTTTACGGCGGTGGCGTCGGGTATTTCAGCGCCGGTGGCGATATGGATGTGTGCATCGCGCTGCGCACGGCGGTGGTGAAAGACCAAAAGCTCTATATCCAGGCCGGAGGCGGCGTGGTTTACGACAGCGACCCAGAGGCCGAATTCATGGAAACAGTGCACAAATCCAACGCCATTCGGCGCGCCGCAGCCGATGCTGCACGGTTTGACCGGGATGACAATGGCTGA
- a CDS encoding pseudouridine synthase has translation MTRVLLFNKPYGVLSQFTDKGTEGSPRETLSDYIDVPGVYAAGRLDRDSEGLLVLTDNGRLQARLSNPRFKTEKTYLAQVEGVPDDMAVRDLCDGVTLKDGPTRRAKVRQIEAPDIWERDPPIRYRKSVPDSWLEITLSEGRNRQVRRMTAHVGNPTLRLIRWRIGEWTVQGLKPGQWREAL, from the coding sequence GTGACCCGCGTTCTGCTCTTTAACAAACCTTACGGTGTCCTCTCGCAATTTACCGACAAAGGCACCGAGGGCAGTCCTCGCGAGACCCTTTCGGATTACATTGACGTCCCCGGAGTATACGCCGCGGGGCGTCTGGATCGCGACAGCGAGGGGCTCTTGGTTCTGACCGATAATGGACGACTTCAAGCGCGACTTTCAAATCCCCGTTTCAAAACGGAAAAAACCTATCTCGCTCAAGTTGAGGGCGTGCCGGACGACATGGCGGTACGGGACTTATGCGATGGCGTTACACTCAAAGATGGCCCGACACGACGCGCCAAAGTTCGACAGATTGAGGCGCCGGATATCTGGGAGCGCGACCCGCCCATCCGCTACCGCAAATCTGTGCCTGATAGTTGGTTGGAAATCACCCTATCCGAGGGGCGCAACCGGCAAGTGCGCCGCATGACGGCGCATGTGGGAAATCCCACGCTCAGACTGATCCGATGGCGGATTGGGGAGTGGACAGTTCAAGGGTTAAAGCCGGGCCAATGGCGCGAGGCGCTCTAA
- a CDS encoding CorA family divalent cation transporter has translation MSKEPIKLARRLGQESSDTAWHRLKADMPELKMALGSIDAVDAVTVAALIAEDTRPRCLPHGSGALLILRGVNTEPGADPEDMVSPRLWIDTTKVVTFQVRHLDAVDVMAREIEAGNGPDSPGEFVVALTDRLTDRMQEVIESVDTALDGLEDEQSLKPVPMLRKEITEIRRKIVLLRRFIAPQRDALDVLIAETFDWQTELQERRLTDIVDRITRLVEQLDTMQLRASILQDFVSVRVTERLNKTMVLLSIVAGVFLPLSFVAGLFGMNVAGIPLATQPFAFLWISVGLLVVGLGALFLLLKLWPR, from the coding sequence ATGTCTAAAGAACCAATCAAGCTGGCACGTCGCCTAGGGCAGGAATCCTCCGATACCGCCTGGCATCGGCTCAAGGCTGATATGCCGGAGCTCAAAATGGCTCTGGGTTCGATTGACGCAGTCGATGCTGTTACGGTCGCCGCGCTAATCGCGGAGGACACCAGACCCAGGTGTTTGCCGCATGGTTCCGGCGCACTGCTGATCCTCCGGGGCGTCAACACGGAACCCGGTGCCGATCCTGAAGACATGGTTTCTCCGCGCCTCTGGATCGACACCACCAAAGTGGTGACGTTTCAGGTTCGGCACCTCGACGCAGTGGACGTTATGGCAAGGGAGATTGAGGCGGGTAACGGACCTGACTCACCGGGTGAGTTCGTGGTTGCCCTGACGGACCGGCTAACAGACCGCATGCAAGAAGTTATCGAAAGCGTTGATACTGCATTGGACGGGCTGGAAGACGAACAGTCGCTCAAACCGGTCCCCATGCTGCGTAAGGAGATTACGGAAATTCGCCGCAAGATTGTTCTGCTTCGACGCTTCATAGCTCCACAACGCGATGCGTTGGACGTGCTTATCGCGGAAACTTTTGATTGGCAGACCGAGCTTCAGGAGCGGCGGCTGACTGACATAGTTGACCGCATCACCCGGTTGGTCGAGCAACTCGACACGATGCAGCTTCGCGCCTCGATCCTTCAAGATTTCGTCTCAGTTCGCGTCACCGAGCGTTTGAACAAAACCATGGTGCTGCTTTCCATTGTTGCAGGCGTTTTTCTGCCTTTGAGTTTTGTCGCTGGTCTGTTCGGGATGAATGTCGCTGGTATCCCCCTTGCGACCCAGCCGTTTGCTTTTCTTTGGATCTCCGTCGGATTGTTGGTTGTTGGTCTCGGAGCATTGTTCTTGCTTCTGAAGCTTTGGCCAAGATAA
- a CDS encoding CBS domain-containing protein, translated as MTIKSILARKSASVPLIGPTAPLEAALVHLEQDEISALIVSGGGERIEGILTAADIARGLHKYGADIVGLSVNRLMTRDVKTCDVSASIADVHKLMSKHQIRHVPVTRNGALCGLINILDVIQGRLDDSETDAKSLRDYVAGRA; from the coding sequence ATGACCATAAAATCCATCTTGGCACGAAAGAGTGCTTCAGTCCCCTTAATCGGGCCGACTGCCCCTTTGGAAGCGGCACTTGTCCATTTGGAGCAGGACGAAATCTCCGCTCTGATTGTGTCAGGCGGCGGCGAGCGAATTGAGGGAATCCTGACCGCTGCCGACATTGCACGCGGCCTGCACAAATACGGAGCCGACATCGTCGGTCTTTCAGTAAACCGACTGATGACTCGCGATGTGAAAACTTGCGATGTCTCGGCCTCGATCGCAGATGTGCACAAGCTGATGTCCAAACATCAGATTCGCCATGTTCCGGTTACACGGAACGGGGCGCTGTGCGGTCTGATCAACATCCTGGATGTTATTCAGGGACGGCTGGACGACAGCGAGACCGATGCAAAGTCTTTGCGTGACTACGTGGCCGGTCGTGCGTGA
- a CDS encoding calcium/sodium antiporter: protein MTVLFLLLGFVLLIAGAETLVRGAVGLAERLKIPPIVIGLTLVGFGTSTPELVTSLQAMLAGAPGIAVGNVVGSNVANILLILGIAALLSPMSVAPAAIRRDGTVLVLASLACLAVVLTGAVPRWVGFAFLIALASYILITYISESENGSASAALHQAEAAAAPAAPQSVWLMVLSFAGGLALTILGARWLVASSIDFARIAGVSETVIGLTIVAVGTSLPELVTSAIAALRGQGDVAFGNIVGSNIFNILGILGVTAAVAPIPVPPEIAWFDIWVMLAATGALIAVAMTGWLIRRSEGLVLLMAYGAYLAATLVMASAT, encoded by the coding sequence TTGACCGTACTGTTTCTCCTCCTTGGGTTTGTCCTGCTCATTGCCGGTGCCGAGACTCTCGTGCGGGGGGCCGTGGGACTTGCGGAGCGATTGAAAATACCGCCCATCGTCATCGGCCTGACCCTGGTTGGCTTCGGCACGTCGACACCTGAGCTGGTGACCAGTCTGCAAGCGATGCTCGCGGGTGCGCCCGGTATCGCCGTGGGCAACGTTGTGGGCAGCAACGTTGCCAATATTCTTTTGATCCTCGGGATCGCCGCGCTTCTCAGCCCGATGAGCGTTGCGCCGGCCGCCATTCGGCGCGATGGCACTGTTCTCGTCCTGGCCAGTCTGGCCTGTCTTGCCGTGGTGTTGACCGGGGCAGTCCCCCGTTGGGTGGGTTTTGCCTTTTTGATCGCGCTCGCCAGCTACATCCTGATCACCTATATCAGCGAGAGCGAAAATGGTTCTGCTTCCGCAGCCTTGCATCAGGCCGAGGCCGCCGCTGCCCCCGCCGCGCCGCAATCGGTCTGGCTGATGGTGTTGAGTTTTGCAGGCGGTCTCGCGCTTACGATCCTGGGGGCGCGCTGGCTTGTAGCAAGTTCCATCGACTTTGCCAGGATTGCGGGCGTATCTGAAACGGTCATCGGCCTTACCATCGTGGCGGTTGGCACCTCGCTGCCGGAATTGGTGACTTCGGCCATCGCGGCGCTCCGAGGACAAGGGGACGTCGCGTTTGGCAATATCGTGGGCAGTAACATCTTCAATATTCTGGGCATTCTGGGAGTAACCGCTGCTGTGGCTCCAATCCCGGTGCCGCCCGAGATAGCGTGGTTTGACATCTGGGTCATGCTTGCGGCGACCGGCGCGCTCATTGCCGTTGCGATGACGGGTTGGTTGATCCGCCGCAGTGAAGGGCTGGTTCTGCTCATGGCCTATGGGGCCTATCTGGCCGCAACACTGGTCATGGCTTCTGCAACTTGA